A section of the Leptospira kobayashii genome encodes:
- a CDS encoding M16 family metallopeptidase — translation MKNKILIIVLLLAPGLFAREMGDFVKDIKITPLHFSIPDFVSEKLSDGTEILALPNSEFPIIYSELHIYHGKKDLGERPVEIIRLLEDSWEFSGTKSYPKDTLLQEFENLGASFSLSIGYHKTVIGFSYLKKDEARVFELFQSFWKESALNDEVISTMRGRILEEIKRRNDNPSAVGGRKSQELLFSGTLQGKTSTIQGLEGIKKEDLIEFQKEILSEKKRVLILSGDVNVSSWKKNLSALAVYEAPPKVSSEEITTENLKQSLAGAKSKNILVDKDVSQSFVIMMGVLPKHNDPDFYSIQVLNYIIGGGGFNSYFMREIRNNRGLAYSAGSSADFQDQYGVINFFAMTKTESVPEVVSLMKELIDSKFINTIKEEELTRAKVAITNQFVFLFDDSKKVLNNDLRFKEHHMPKEYLVNFRENIEKVSLSDIQRVGKLYFNPEKLATVVVGPKSLKQNLGEKFQVISPEDRIP, via the coding sequence ATGAAAAATAAAATCTTAATCATAGTTCTACTTTTAGCGCCCGGTTTGTTTGCAAGAGAGATGGGAGATTTTGTAAAAGATATAAAAATCACTCCTCTCCATTTTTCGATCCCTGATTTTGTTTCCGAAAAACTAAGTGATGGAACCGAAATTTTGGCGCTTCCTAATTCGGAATTTCCAATCATCTATTCCGAGTTACATATCTATCATGGTAAAAAGGATCTGGGAGAAAGACCTGTGGAAATCATCCGGCTTTTGGAAGATAGCTGGGAATTTTCAGGTACGAAGTCATATCCTAAAGACACTCTACTGCAGGAGTTCGAAAATTTAGGAGCTAGTTTTTCCCTTTCGATCGGTTATCATAAAACAGTGATCGGTTTTAGTTATTTGAAAAAGGACGAAGCAAGGGTATTTGAGCTATTTCAATCTTTTTGGAAAGAATCCGCATTGAATGATGAAGTGATTTCCACCATGAGAGGAAGGATTTTAGAAGAGATTAAGAGAAGAAATGATAATCCTTCCGCTGTGGGAGGAAGAAAATCCCAGGAACTGCTTTTTTCGGGTACTCTCCAGGGAAAAACCTCCACCATACAAGGGTTAGAAGGAATTAAGAAAGAGGATCTGATTGAATTTCAAAAGGAAATTCTATCTGAAAAGAAAAGAGTTCTGATTTTATCCGGAGATGTAAATGTATCTTCCTGGAAAAAAAATCTATCCGCTTTAGCGGTATATGAAGCCCCTCCAAAAGTTTCCTCGGAAGAGATAACCACTGAAAATTTGAAACAATCTTTGGCGGGAGCTAAAAGTAAAAACATTCTGGTGGATAAGGATGTTTCCCAATCGTTTGTAATTATGATGGGAGTTCTTCCCAAACACAATGACCCTGATTTTTATTCCATCCAGGTATTGAATTATATCATTGGCGGAGGAGGGTTCAATTCGTACTTTATGAGAGAGATCAGGAACAATCGTGGGCTTGCCTATTCTGCCGGAAGTTCCGCTGATTTTCAAGATCAGTACGGAGTGATCAATTTTTTCGCGATGACAAAAACAGAATCGGTACCGGAAGTCGTGAGCCTGATGAAAGAGTTGATCGATTCCAAATTTATAAATACGATCAAGGAAGAGGAACTTACACGCGCGAAAGTAGCGATTACAAATCAGTTTGTTTTTCTATTCGATGATTCCAAAAAAGTTTTAAATAACGATTTGAGATTCAAAGAACATCATATGCCCAAGGAATACCTTGTGAACTTCAGGGAAAATATAGAAAAGGTAAGTCTTTCCGATATCCAAAGAGTTGGCAAATTGTATTTTAATCCGGAAAAACTGGCTACCGTGGTTGTCGGACCCAAATCTCTCAAACAGAACTTAGGTGAAAAGTTTCAGGTTATCTCTCCAGAAGACAGAATACCTTAA
- a CDS encoding O-methyltransferase: protein MKSRPSIFRDHLEDHIEENYVLRPHSLFDEMEEYAKENSIPIVSAATGKVLSHLVGLLKPKSVWELGTGIGYSTLWMAYGSPESEITTIDRNGSQAALLDGYKEKWSDLRKTEIKRITSWCMDYMYENIDLWSDADLFFIDCDKVTYPQIWELLSAKAKPGAKIIYDNVLWHGRILDPKLQKPSDVAIKSFWEKVKDSKYPFTLYPVGDGLLFIEKP, encoded by the coding sequence ATGAAATCAAGACCGAGTATTTTCCGGGATCACTTAGAGGATCATATAGAAGAAAACTATGTTTTGCGGCCTCACTCTCTGTTTGACGAGATGGAAGAGTATGCAAAAGAAAATTCAATTCCGATCGTATCTGCCGCGACTGGAAAAGTATTATCCCATCTCGTAGGCCTTCTCAAACCGAAATCCGTTTGGGAGTTGGGAACCGGGATCGGTTATTCGACTTTATGGATGGCTTACGGTTCGCCCGAATCCGAAATCACTACCATAGACAGGAACGGGTCCCAAGCCGCTTTACTCGACGGATATAAGGAAAAATGGAGTGATCTTCGAAAAACAGAAATTAAACGAATCACTTCCTGGTGTATGGATTATATGTATGAAAACATAGATTTATGGTCGGATGCGGATTTGTTTTTCATCGATTGTGATAAGGTGACTTATCCTCAAATTTGGGAACTGCTTTCCGCAAAAGCGAAGCCGGGAGCAAAAATCATTTATGATAATGTGCTTTGGCACGGAAGGATTTTGGACCCAAAATTGCAAAAGCCATCTGATGTTGCGATCAAGAGTTTTTGGGAAAAGGTGAAAGATTCCAAATATCCGTTCACTCTTTATCCTGTGGGAGACGGCTTACTCTTTATTGAAAAGCCATAA
- a CDS encoding MBL fold metallo-hydrolase, with translation MAVSYFEHKGWKFDGVSEGGIRTSIAFPALDLMFDFGAVNPDKVHISQILLTHAHLDHSAGIPYYVSQRSLRGLSQPKIYVPVELEENMRKVLKLYSEMEDFDYGYHLEGVPHNKRVDLKPGFFFKALPSFHRVPSQGYTVFESRRKLKKEFIGLGQNEIRTLREIGQDPTEEIQSPIVSFSGDTKIEYLLENEEVRKSSILFLECTYYCEKRGVERAREWGHTHLDEIVAYADSFQNEAIVLIHPSKRYSYRELNEWFRKKIPDSLRDRTHLFIPTKAFV, from the coding sequence ATGGCAGTATCTTATTTCGAACATAAGGGTTGGAAATTTGACGGGGTTTCCGAAGGTGGAATCAGGACTTCCATTGCGTTTCCCGCACTTGATTTGATGTTCGATTTCGGTGCAGTCAATCCGGACAAAGTTCATATCAGTCAGATTCTTTTGACTCACGCTCACCTGGATCACTCCGCGGGCATTCCCTATTATGTTTCCCAAAGAAGTCTTCGGGGTTTGTCCCAGCCGAAAATTTACGTTCCGGTAGAATTGGAAGAAAATATGAGAAAGGTTTTGAAACTTTATTCAGAAATGGAAGACTTCGATTACGGATACCACTTGGAGGGCGTTCCGCATAACAAAAGAGTGGATTTGAAACCGGGATTTTTTTTTAAAGCATTGCCTTCTTTTCATAGAGTACCTTCACAAGGTTATACGGTCTTCGAATCCAGACGCAAGTTGAAAAAAGAATTCATAGGACTCGGTCAAAATGAAATCCGCACCCTTCGTGAAATAGGTCAGGATCCTACGGAAGAAATCCAATCTCCAATCGTTTCTTTTTCGGGAGATACTAAAATAGAATATCTGCTTGAAAACGAAGAAGTTCGTAAAAGCAGTATTTTGTTTTTGGAATGTACTTATTATTGCGAGAAGAGAGGGGTGGAAAGAGCGAGAGAATGGGGACACACTCATTTGGACGAGATCGTCGCTTACGCGGATTCGTTTCAAAATGAAGCGATCGTTTTGATCCATCCTTCCAAAAGATATAGTTACAGGGAATTAAACGAATGGTTTCGTAAAAAAATTCCGGATAGTCTGCGAGACCGCACTCATCTTTTCATTCCTACAAAAGCTTTCGTATGA
- a CDS encoding M16 family metallopeptidase, translating into MLKIRSFFLCLFLIATGTSAQENFFPSSEKQFLEKIRKIKLENGLTAILMKRGTSPTLALYIKFKVGAVDETPEQAGIAHLLEHMLFKGTKNVGTSNFSEEEKYQIQIEVWGTKLDNLGLLKRDYLERGEEVPKELDDQITVLSRRLKNLIELQDSFIIKNEDSYIYEQNGEVGFNAYTSQDVTNYQIQLPSNRLEIWAKLESDRLKNPILREYYTERDVVIEERRMRTEDSGAGVLRERFFSVAFESHPYRKPVIGYATGLPFLKIDDTKKFFLENYTPNRMVIAVVGDQDFDSTEKIIRKYFSDLKKGKERSPYKISEKQYLGEKRFSVLHPSSPQIMMGWLKPPYPHKDNAAFDVLSNLLTTGAGSRLNQRLVLKDKSAVSVGSANGYPGERYSNFFTLFIKPQSEFSQKTMEDTIREELDLIEKEGVSDQELEKIKNQMVSEFLKSMDDNANIADSLSYYELLYGNWNQLFRQYNAILAVKSEDIKYIVKTYLSKNRVTIGVLEDVRKNGNQK; encoded by the coding sequence ATGTTGAAAATACGATCCTTTTTCCTTTGCCTTTTTCTTATCGCAACCGGGACTAGTGCCCAGGAAAACTTCTTTCCCAGTTCTGAAAAGCAATTCCTTGAAAAAATCAGAAAGATCAAATTGGAAAATGGTCTTACAGCCATTCTCATGAAAAGAGGGACTTCTCCCACTTTGGCCCTTTATATTAAATTCAAAGTGGGCGCAGTGGATGAAACTCCCGAACAGGCAGGGATCGCCCACCTCTTGGAACATATGCTCTTCAAGGGAACAAAAAATGTAGGAACCAGTAATTTTTCCGAAGAGGAAAAATACCAGATCCAGATAGAAGTTTGGGGAACCAAACTGGACAACCTGGGCCTTTTGAAAAGGGATTATCTGGAAAGGGGAGAAGAAGTTCCCAAAGAGCTGGATGATCAGATAACCGTTCTTAGTCGAAGACTGAAGAATCTGATCGAACTTCAGGATTCTTTTATCATTAAAAACGAAGATTCTTATATTTACGAACAAAACGGGGAAGTCGGGTTCAATGCTTATACTTCCCAGGACGTAACCAATTATCAAATTCAATTGCCTTCCAATCGTCTGGAAATTTGGGCGAAATTGGAATCGGATAGATTGAAAAATCCTATCTTGAGGGAATATTACACCGAAAGGGATGTTGTCATCGAAGAAAGAAGGATGCGAACGGAAGATAGCGGAGCGGGAGTTCTCAGGGAAAGATTTTTTTCCGTGGCATTTGAAAGCCATCCTTACAGAAAACCTGTGATCGGTTATGCGACCGGACTTCCTTTCCTGAAAATAGACGATACGAAAAAGTTTTTTTTGGAAAACTATACTCCCAATAGAATGGTGATTGCCGTCGTAGGAGACCAGGACTTTGATTCTACGGAAAAGATTATCAGAAAATATTTTTCCGATTTGAAAAAGGGAAAAGAAAGATCTCCTTACAAGATATCCGAAAAACAATACTTAGGTGAGAAAAGATTTTCCGTTCTTCATCCTTCCAGTCCTCAAATCATGATGGGTTGGCTGAAACCTCCTTATCCTCATAAGGACAATGCTGCTTTCGACGTTTTGTCGAATCTGCTTACGACAGGAGCCGGTTCCCGATTGAATCAAAGACTTGTGTTAAAAGATAAGTCGGCAGTTTCCGTAGGTTCTGCAAACGGATATCCGGGAGAAAGATATTCCAATTTTTTCACTCTATTTATCAAACCTCAGTCAGAGTTTTCCCAAAAAACAATGGAAGATACGATCAGAGAAGAATTGGATCTGATCGAAAAGGAAGGAGTATCGGACCAGGAATTGGAAAAAATCAAGAATCAAATGGTTTCCGAATTTCTGAAATCCATGGATGATAATGCGAATATCGCCGATTCCCTCAGTTACTACGAACTGTTATACGGAAACTGGAACCAATTGTTCCGTCAATACAATGCGATCCTCGCGGTTAAATCCGAAGACATAAAATATATAGTAAAAACCTATTTGTCCAAAAACCGTGTTACCATCGGTGTTTTGGAAGACGTTAGAAAAAACGGAAATCAAAAATGA
- a CDS encoding N-acetylmuramoyl-L-alanine amidase, whose amino-acid sequence MIRFIFLFFISFSLFSFPTYQVVIDPGHGGIAKDPTSEHGDKYDSITMGYLEKYKQGTESGKVTEREVVLALSKEVEAILRLTETEEGWIKFSSYLGQFSKSKTFPRIIIKSVLTRKSNFDSDPSSSDPNAPYRLYDFPDPKTGVRKKGRISFINDQKPHLVLSLHLNPAGKGQTGGMAAVLTPGYSTFNLLKEISEGKRKPKEFLNKPWSDWMVFAGNWSKLENAVADAWIYFHGYWSDRSGKKTELDKFEGYRQNMVSWKYADEKGWEAKANANGKGPYSKTHSGFRPEGAFFEREKSKKETWRREGGREGFGGDNYYAAKELMRFVQYGLRLQLKDEKGYPEVGPIQNPYISTYSLPTYTNAICAFIEIGYINRKRDIKYLTENKKETAISLAVGIYSLFSGIEVRKFKNMPIFPKGKKVNWDRYGDYFEEVAAP is encoded by the coding sequence TTGATTCGATTTATTTTTTTATTTTTCATTTCTTTTTCCCTTTTTTCTTTTCCCACCTATCAGGTAGTCATTGATCCGGGACATGGTGGGATTGCAAAAGACCCTACCAGCGAACACGGTGACAAGTATGATTCGATCACTATGGGTTATTTGGAAAAATACAAACAAGGAACGGAGTCAGGTAAGGTAACGGAAAGAGAAGTGGTTCTTGCACTTTCCAAAGAAGTAGAGGCAATACTTCGGCTTACGGAAACGGAAGAAGGTTGGATTAAATTTTCCTCCTACCTCGGTCAATTTTCTAAATCCAAAACATTTCCTAGAATCATCATCAAATCCGTTTTGACTCGAAAATCCAATTTCGATTCCGACCCTTCTTCTTCCGATCCCAATGCCCCATACAGGCTTTATGATTTTCCCGACCCCAAAACAGGCGTTAGAAAGAAAGGAAGAATTTCGTTTATCAACGACCAAAAACCCCATCTTGTACTTTCCCTTCATTTGAATCCTGCGGGTAAGGGGCAAACGGGGGGAATGGCAGCTGTACTTACTCCCGGTTATTCCACTTTCAATCTCTTAAAAGAAATTTCGGAAGGCAAAAGAAAACCTAAAGAATTTTTGAACAAACCCTGGTCCGACTGGATGGTGTTTGCCGGCAATTGGTCCAAATTGGAAAATGCGGTTGCGGATGCCTGGATTTATTTTCATGGATACTGGTCCGATCGTTCCGGAAAAAAAACGGAATTGGATAAATTCGAAGGATATCGCCAAAATATGGTTAGTTGGAAGTATGCGGATGAAAAAGGTTGGGAAGCCAAAGCAAATGCCAATGGAAAAGGTCCTTATTCCAAAACCCATTCCGGTTTCCGTCCCGAAGGAGCTTTTTTTGAAAGGGAAAAAAGTAAAAAGGAAACTTGGAGAAGAGAAGGGGGTCGAGAAGGTTTCGGTGGGGATAATTATTACGCAGCAAAAGAGCTGATGCGTTTTGTCCAATACGGACTCAGATTGCAATTGAAAGACGAGAAGGGGTATCCGGAGGTCGGCCCGATTCAAAATCCTTATATTTCGACTTATAGCCTGCCTACATATACAAATGCGATTTGCGCGTTTATCGAGATCGGTTACATCAATCGAAAAAGAGATATAAAGTATCTGACTGAAAATAAAAAAGAAACCGCAATCTCTCTTGCAGTCGGCATTTACTCCTTGTTTAGCGGTATCGAAGTTCGGAAATTTAAGAATATGCCGATTTTTCCGAAAGGTAAAAAAGTAAACTGGGATAGATACGGAGATTATTTTGAAGAGGTGGCAGCACCTTGA
- a CDS encoding PaaI family thioesterase gives MKSVAKKNLSFASSPDNADGLQLKITFDEDTKTAFGDYTCPDKYQGLPDQIHPGIISTILDEIMMKINEAMNFETTTGELTIRFLQPAKVNEPLHLRGWFVKKNKKIIENRAEIENEIGKIVARGKGKYIEAED, from the coding sequence ATGAAATCCGTTGCCAAAAAAAATCTAAGCTTTGCCTCGAGTCCGGACAACGCAGACGGGTTGCAGCTCAAAATCACATTCGACGAAGACACTAAAACTGCCTTCGGTGACTACACCTGCCCCGACAAGTACCAGGGACTACCGGATCAGATCCACCCAGGTATCATCTCTACCATATTGGATGAGATCATGATGAAGATCAACGAAGCGATGAATTTCGAAACCACAACAGGTGAATTGACCATTCGGTTTTTGCAACCTGCCAAGGTAAATGAGCCACTTCACCTTCGAGGATGGTTTGTTAAGAAAAACAAAAAAATCATCGAAAACCGTGCTGAAATTGAAAATGAGATCGGCAAAATAGTGGCCCGCGGAAAAGGTAAATATATCGAAGCAGAGGATTAA
- a CDS encoding DNA methyltransferase → MAGAERLKKESDKFLFGEFWTAKQRQGHPIHHTVSYRASFKPELPSFFMKEFLHKKKKVVYDPFGGRGTTAVQANIEGHFAIHNDIHPLSIFLASARQTVPSFDVLVKKLESLDLKKHIPEEEGDERLLPFFHPDTLVEIKNLKNYMKEDLSPEMQFLGLIALSRLHGHSTGFFSVYTFPQLSIPPEAQRKNNIKRHQTPEYRDIKSRIIQKMRRDLATPIPPFYHEFSKQNLYTLSSANNVPSIASESVDLIVTSPPFLDKVDYEADNWLRHWFLDIPKNSERKLSIFSNITDWNQFIRSTLKESSRVLKKGAYMVMEVGEVKKGKETLNLDEDVVDMAKGTGLVWAKTYIHTQSFTKLSNCWNVSNNEKGTNSNRCVVLRKAN, encoded by the coding sequence ATGGCAGGAGCAGAGAGATTAAAAAAAGAGTCGGATAAATTTTTATTCGGAGAATTTTGGACCGCAAAACAAAGACAAGGACATCCTATCCATCATACGGTTAGTTATAGAGCTTCCTTTAAGCCCGAGTTACCTTCTTTCTTTATGAAGGAATTTTTACATAAAAAGAAAAAAGTCGTTTATGATCCGTTTGGTGGTCGTGGAACTACCGCTGTTCAGGCCAATATAGAAGGGCATTTTGCAATTCATAACGATATTCATCCTTTGTCTATTTTTTTGGCGAGCGCAAGGCAAACGGTTCCGAGCTTCGATGTTTTAGTGAAAAAACTGGAGTCTTTGGATTTGAAAAAACATATTCCCGAAGAGGAAGGTGATGAAAGGTTACTTCCTTTTTTTCATCCCGATACTTTGGTTGAGATCAAAAACCTGAAGAATTATATGAAAGAAGATCTTTCTCCTGAAATGCAATTTTTGGGACTTATCGCATTGTCCAGGTTACATGGACATAGCACCGGATTTTTTTCAGTTTATACTTTTCCTCAACTTTCCATCCCTCCGGAAGCTCAGAGAAAAAATAATATAAAGAGGCATCAGACTCCGGAGTATCGCGATATCAAATCCAGAATCATTCAAAAGATGAGAAGGGATCTTGCGACACCGATTCCTCCTTTTTATCATGAATTCTCCAAACAAAATTTATACACCTTGTCTTCAGCAAATAATGTTCCGTCGATCGCTTCCGAATCCGTGGATCTGATCGTGACTTCTCCTCCTTTTTTGGATAAGGTGGATTATGAAGCGGATAATTGGCTGAGACATTGGTTTTTGGATATTCCTAAAAATTCAGAACGCAAACTCAGTATTTTTAGTAATATCACGGATTGGAATCAGTTCATTCGCTCCACATTGAAAGAATCATCCCGTGTTTTGAAAAAGGGTGCGTATATGGTAATGGAAGTGGGTGAGGTGAAGAAGGGAAAAGAAACTCTTAATTTGGATGAGGATGTCGTGGATATGGCGAAGGGAACAGGGCTTGTCTGGGCCAAAACTTATATTCATACGCAAAGCTTTACCAAACTTTCCAATTGCTGGAACGTATCCAATAACGAAAAAGGTACAAATTCCAATCGCTGCGTGGTTTTAAGAAAGGCAAACTAG
- a CDS encoding lipoprotein, which translates to MKQTRIFSSTLAFLSIFFLSANACKTPQKEVKSNQETIIKEEVVESPEVIEFTKAKEGFLNENLFQVAISSVLADSESRKSEANTIAEQKALNLLKTYSPPNLSEKGRKELREISKEGKLVDKNISLGGRYFFLYQIQKKDLKRLVTSQLE; encoded by the coding sequence GTGAAACAGACCCGTATATTTTCGTCTACATTGGCATTTCTGAGTATTTTTTTTCTTTCAGCTAATGCTTGCAAGACGCCGCAAAAAGAAGTCAAATCCAATCAAGAGACGATTATCAAAGAAGAAGTAGTTGAATCTCCGGAAGTGATCGAATTTACAAAAGCAAAAGAAGGATTCTTAAACGAGAATTTATTCCAAGTCGCTATTTCCAGCGTTCTTGCGGATTCGGAATCGCGCAAATCCGAAGCAAACACAATCGCAGAACAAAAAGCACTTAATTTATTAAAGACATACTCTCCCCCAAATCTTTCGGAAAAAGGGAGAAAAGAATTACGCGAAATCTCGAAAGAGGGTAAATTGGTGGATAAGAATATCTCGCTCGGCGGAAGATATTTTTTCCTATACCAAATCCAGAAAAAAGACTTAAAAAGACTGGTTACAAGCCAACTCGAATAA
- a CDS encoding ATP-binding cassette domain-containing protein gives MLSHLSFHNISFRFPTASSYLMRDVNLHFRNQWTGIVGRNGSGKTTLTKLITGELKPDSGEIIGNNGVEYYPQEPVLTYNALEEFLYDDSNESGFWKSRLAIGYDFLERIEHLSYGEKKRALLAMAIFHNPKILILDEPTNHLDKESRDLFVTAMSKYKGIGILVSHDRELLDACESCVFMEPPFVIQRMGNYTQGNLEKKREEEEVANDLDAIRKTKKKLEKELKRRTEDALVADGKRSKKRLALHDSDGRGRIGLAIVSGKDGQAGKLKSQLESRVDRIYQKETEIRLKLSKKETLGASWETGYSKKDFLFLKDAGELDFGYLKLSSGNLSITPKSKIVLTGANGSGKSSFLKWLSSHLNLTNDKVFYLPQELTNQNKNEIDLSWKNTDTKNKGEILSVIHRLGTDPERILESKEFSPGEWKKLSFAMAVGSRPELLILDEPTNHLDLVSIEVLESILISIHSAILLVSHDIRFLERLSFLEWKIQDGKLYSNANTTFY, from the coding sequence ATGTTATCTCATCTTTCCTTTCATAATATTTCTTTCCGATTTCCCACAGCATCTTCTTATCTGATGCGGGATGTGAATCTTCATTTCCGAAACCAATGGACTGGCATCGTCGGTCGAAACGGTTCCGGTAAAACCACTCTCACCAAACTCATCACAGGCGAATTAAAGCCGGATTCAGGAGAAATCATCGGAAATAACGGAGTGGAGTATTACCCACAGGAACCTGTTTTAACTTACAATGCTTTGGAAGAATTTTTATACGATGATTCGAACGAATCGGGCTTTTGGAAAAGCAGGCTTGCCATTGGTTATGATTTTTTGGAAAGAATCGAGCACTTAAGTTACGGAGAGAAAAAAAGAGCTCTCTTGGCGATGGCTATTTTTCATAACCCCAAGATTTTGATTTTGGACGAACCGACCAATCATTTGGATAAAGAGAGCAGGGATCTGTTTGTCACTGCAATGTCCAAATACAAAGGGATCGGGATTTTGGTCAGCCACGACCGTGAACTTTTGGATGCTTGCGAATCCTGCGTTTTTATGGAGCCGCCTTTTGTGATTCAACGAATGGGAAATTATACCCAAGGGAATTTGGAAAAGAAAAGAGAGGAAGAAGAAGTTGCAAACGATTTGGATGCGATTCGAAAAACCAAAAAAAAATTGGAAAAGGAACTGAAGAGGAGAACGGAAGATGCACTTGTCGCGGATGGTAAGAGGTCGAAAAAAAGACTAGCCTTACACGATAGTGACGGTCGCGGTAGGATCGGGCTTGCCATTGTTTCCGGAAAAGATGGACAGGCGGGAAAATTAAAATCCCAACTGGAATCCAGGGTCGATCGGATCTACCAAAAAGAAACAGAAATTAGATTGAAACTTTCCAAAAAAGAAACGTTAGGTGCTAGCTGGGAGACAGGGTATTCCAAGAAGGATTTTTTATTTCTCAAGGATGCGGGTGAATTGGATTTCGGATATTTGAAGCTTTCTTCCGGAAATTTGTCCATAACCCCAAAATCCAAAATCGTTTTAACCGGTGCCAACGGTTCCGGCAAATCCAGTTTTCTGAAGTGGCTTTCTTCCCATCTAAATCTAACAAATGATAAAGTATTTTATCTCCCTCAGGAATTAACAAACCAAAACAAAAACGAAATCGACCTTTCCTGGAAAAATACGGATACGAAAAATAAGGGGGAGATTCTCTCCGTCATTCATCGTTTGGGGACGGATCCGGAAAGAATTTTGGAATCGAAAGAGTTCAGTCCGGGAGAATGGAAAAAACTTTCTTTCGCTATGGCGGTCGGTAGTAGGCCGGAGCTCTTGATTCTGGACGAACCAACCAATCATTTGGATCTGGTTTCGATCGAAGTTTTGGAATCGATTTTGATTTCCATTCATTCGGCGATTTTGCTCGTAAGTCATGACATTCGGTTTTTAGAAAGACTTTCCTTTCTGGAATGGAAAATTCAAGATGGGAAATTGTATTCCAATGCCAATACAACATTTTACTAG